One genomic segment of Methanobacterium spitsbergense includes these proteins:
- a CDS encoding DUF2769 domain-containing protein, protein MGKVEINKENINKCLCKTCPVQTDSKCSKDKLDIINEKLKQEGDIKDIIKPEEELPLVYCSFGKATCTDLASMELCKCTQCNVWLDNNLANTEPIEYFCIDGAPK, encoded by the coding sequence TTGGGAAAAGTTGAAATAAACAAGGAAAACATTAACAAATGTCTGTGCAAAACATGTCCAGTTCAAACTGACAGCAAGTGTTCTAAGGATAAACTGGACATTATAAATGAGAAATTGAAGCAAGAAGGTGATATTAAAGATATTATTAAACCAGAAGAAGAACTTCCACTTGTTTACTGTTCATTTGGAAAGGCTACATGTACTGACCTTGCAAGCATGGAATTGTGTAAATGTACACAATGCAATGTGTGGTTGGATAATAATTTAGCTAATACCGAACCAATAGAATATTTCTGTATTGATGGTGCACCAAAGTAA
- a CDS encoding helicase HerA domain-containing protein, with the protein MNDDTDGVIGRCIGETSLVDVSFISKEMPKVGEYVSLEYDGKNVLGMIEALVRGSVSINNEIYDPKTIEKIRMIEGDDHYIRGKVRILGDIDNDLRIPRTPAPPGTEIKAADSAVLSEIFQVGNYGLKLGNLITQDQVSVEIDINKMVSRHLAVLAMTGAGKSNTVSVLVDGLLKVNGSVLIFDMHSEYVNTEFGEGRVNIIKPLINPIYMSFGEIKKLSNIPSNAYVQERYFRKAYRLAQKDLSKGSVYGKDFIGLIINRLESWLLEESDESEGKSSNASDRKSITDVLNKVEHMQDKYGNILSLEASDVIDNLKVGKANILDLGSVDEFASDVVVSHILRTVLKSRKEFLRTGTGLGFPIFLILEEAHILAPQNRTTESKLWISRIAREGRKFSVGLCMVSQSPKSLDSDALSQANNMIILRLVEPTDQNHVQRASENLSDDLIAQLPSLNIGEAIVLGLMTKIPTLVKIDEFKGKITGGDLNIVEEWSKSAKKEKKTLKQQKQEYEELGGDY; encoded by the coding sequence ATGAATGATGATACTGATGGAGTTATAGGAAGGTGTATAGGAGAAACATCCCTAGTTGATGTGAGTTTCATCTCCAAAGAAATGCCCAAAGTGGGGGAGTATGTTTCGTTGGAATACGACGGAAAAAATGTACTGGGAATGATAGAAGCCCTTGTAAGAGGGAGTGTATCAATAAATAATGAGATATATGACCCTAAAACCATAGAAAAAATAAGAATGATCGAGGGTGACGACCATTACATAAGGGGTAAGGTTAGAATATTGGGAGATATTGACAATGATCTTAGAATTCCAAGAACACCTGCACCACCTGGAACAGAAATAAAAGCAGCAGATTCTGCTGTTTTAAGTGAAATATTCCAGGTAGGAAATTATGGTTTAAAACTTGGAAATCTTATTACACAGGATCAGGTATCAGTTGAGATTGATATAAACAAAATGGTTTCCAGACATCTTGCAGTTCTAGCAATGACTGGGGCAGGTAAATCTAACACCGTATCCGTGCTTGTTGATGGTCTTTTAAAGGTTAATGGGAGTGTTTTAATTTTTGACATGCACTCCGAATATGTGAATACAGAGTTTGGAGAAGGTAGAGTTAATATAATAAAGCCATTAATAAATCCGATTTACATGTCATTTGGAGAGATAAAAAAACTTTCAAACATACCTTCAAATGCCTATGTACAAGAAAGATACTTTAGAAAGGCTTATAGGCTTGCTCAGAAGGATCTTTCCAAAGGTTCGGTATATGGAAAGGATTTTATAGGACTTATTATCAATAGACTTGAATCATGGCTTTTAGAAGAATCGGATGAATCTGAAGGTAAATCATCCAATGCATCTGATAGAAAATCAATAACAGATGTTTTAAACAAAGTTGAACATATGCAGGATAAATATGGTAACATATTAAGCTTAGAAGCCAGCGATGTTATTGATAATTTAAAGGTGGGTAAAGCAAACATACTGGATCTTGGTTCAGTTGATGAATTTGCATCGGATGTAGTTGTAAGTCACATATTAAGAACAGTTCTAAAGAGCAGAAAAGAATTTTTGAGAACAGGAACCGGATTAGGTTTTCCAATATTCCTTATATTAGAAGAAGCACATATTTTAGCACCTCAAAACAGGACCACAGAATCAAAACTTTGGATAAGTAGAATTGCAAGAGAAGGACGTAAATTTTCTGTTGGACTTTGTATGGTAAGTCAGAGTCCAAAATCCTTGGATTCAGATGCTCTATCACAGGCAAATAATATGATAATACTAAGGTTAGTTGAACCCACAGATCAAAACCATGTTCAACGGGCTAGTGAAAATCTAAGCGATGACCTCATAGCACAGTTACCTTCATTGAACATTGGAGAAGCCATAGTTTTAGGGCTCATGACTAAAATACCCACATTAGTAAAGATAGATGAATTCAAGGGAAAAATAACAGGTGGAGATCTCAACATAGTTG
- a CDS encoding DNA double-strand break repair nuclease NurA codes for MIDSLYEKALVKKNNINARIKSDFDDPKFDPSKFWRNYRLKEDNRELTICAGDGSINKKNFMGFIFYVIDAECLIYNKKLQIIESSEIDIIPHHHYVDDRLRSYMGIFEIKNALNAFEKHDIDVFLFDGSILGNLIRPFPLEKKITNDVKEEIKIRCLPGLEKELKKELEHSIVGITSSKFDEIIGDFEKKTEAMIYLENLENLMVISELIKNEGPVVAISKTSTSNEYFESEIPDMAIFDRYSRKEGYSTPKYIIISTQVKREFPIKNDFFRSLTFTIFYARLEDHKNILKFELPYYASEDKIKDILKIVKSKSAEGYPLLLKKAHNDVVIRKVDLERLSKIIGFMEKSGREML; via the coding sequence ATGATAGATTCTCTCTATGAAAAGGCTCTTGTAAAGAAAAATAACATAAACGCACGTATCAAAAGTGATTTTGATGATCCTAAATTTGATCCATCAAAATTCTGGAGAAACTATCGATTGAAGGAAGATAACAGGGAATTAACAATATGTGCTGGTGATGGGAGTATCAACAAAAAGAATTTTATGGGCTTTATTTTTTATGTAATCGATGCCGAATGTTTGATATACAACAAAAAGCTTCAGATTATTGAAAGTTCTGAAATAGATATCATACCACACCATCATTATGTTGATGATCGTTTGAGGAGTTATATGGGTATATTTGAGATTAAAAATGCTTTGAATGCATTTGAAAAACATGATATTGATGTTTTTCTTTTTGATGGATCTATCCTCGGAAACCTAATAAGACCATTTCCATTGGAAAAAAAAATTACTAATGATGTAAAAGAAGAAATTAAGATCAGATGTCTACCTGGACTCGAAAAAGAGTTGAAAAAGGAATTAGAACATTCAATAGTTGGAATAACTTCTTCTAAATTTGATGAAATAATTGGAGATTTTGAGAAAAAAACAGAAGCAATGATCTATCTGGAGAATCTTGAAAATCTAATGGTGATAAGCGAACTAATAAAAAATGAAGGGCCGGTAGTTGCGATATCCAAAACTTCAACCAGTAATGAATATTTCGAATCTGAGATACCAGACATGGCAATATTTGACAGATACAGTAGAAAAGAGGGATATTCTACACCTAAATATATCATTATTTCTACACAGGTTAAAAGAGAATTTCCCATTAAAAATGATTTCTTCCGAAGTTTAACCTTTACAATATTCTATGCAAGGCTTGAGGATCATAAAAATATTCTGAAATTTGAACTTCCATATTATGCATCTGAAGATAAAATAAAAGATATTCTAAAGATTGTTAAAAGTAAGAGTGCAGAAGGATATCCTTTGCTTCTTAAAAAGGCTCATAATGATGTGGTCATAAGAAAAGTTGATCTGGAGAGGCTTTCAAAAATCATAGGATTCATGGAGAAAAGCGGGAGGGAGATGTTATGA